One Novosphingobium sp. EMRT-2 DNA segment encodes these proteins:
- the purU gene encoding formyltetrahydrofolate deformylase, translating to MSAPLILTLSCEDKPGIVARVTGNLFESGANILEAQQFDDTESGRFFMRVVFDPGEAGADALRSAFAPVAQQFAMDWTMRDTAAKRRTILMVSKFDHCLGDLLYRTRLGELPMDVVAIIGNHPKEALNISLIGDVPYHHLPITRDTKPQQEAEVKRIVNETGAEFVVLARYMQILSDDLARFLSGRCINIHHSFLPSFKGAKPYHQAHARGVKMIGATGHYVTADLDEGPIIHQDVETVSHADTPEDLVRKGRDIERRVLAEAVRLHLEDRALLNGNKTVVFKG from the coding sequence ATGAGTGCACCGCTGATTTTGACGCTTTCGTGCGAGGACAAGCCGGGCATAGTCGCCCGCGTCACCGGCAACCTGTTCGAATCGGGCGCCAACATTCTCGAAGCGCAGCAGTTCGACGATACCGAATCGGGCCGCTTCTTCATGCGCGTGGTGTTCGATCCCGGCGAAGCGGGCGCCGACGCGCTCCGTTCCGCCTTCGCGCCCGTGGCGCAGCAGTTCGCCATGGACTGGACCATGCGCGATACCGCGGCCAAGCGCCGCACCATCCTGATGGTGTCGAAGTTCGATCACTGCCTGGGCGATCTGCTCTACCGCACGCGGCTGGGCGAGCTGCCGATGGACGTGGTGGCGATCATCGGCAACCACCCCAAGGAAGCGCTGAACATCTCGCTGATCGGCGACGTGCCCTATCACCACCTGCCGATCACGCGCGATACCAAGCCGCAGCAGGAAGCCGAAGTGAAGCGCATCGTCAACGAAACGGGTGCCGAATTCGTGGTGCTGGCGCGCTACATGCAGATCCTCTCGGACGATCTGGCGCGGTTCCTATCGGGCCGCTGCATCAACATCCACCATTCGTTCCTGCCCAGCTTCAAGGGCGCCAAGCCCTATCACCAGGCGCACGCGCGCGGCGTGAAGATGATCGGCGCCACCGGGCATTACGTAACGGCGGATCTCGACGAAGGCCCGATCATCCACCAGGACGTGGAAACGGTCAGCCATGCCGACACGCCCGAGGATCTCGTGCGCAAGGGCCGCGACATCGAACGCCGCGTGCTGGCCGAAGCGGTGCGCCTGCACCTGGAGGACCGCGCACTGCTGAACGGCAACAAGACCGTGGTGTTCAAGGGCTGA
- a CDS encoding VOC family protein has translation MRVNALDHVNIITDRLDETAEFYRSLLGLERRDAPAPLTPRNAQWMYDHAGRAIIHINSEDCPRTFDRTVRPGELTGAIHHVALNCTGYDEMLGRIEARGMAYQVNTVAAIGLRQIFTADPNNVLLELNFFGD, from the coding sequence ATGCGCGTCAACGCGCTCGATCACGTCAACATCATCACCGACCGGCTCGACGAAACCGCCGAATTCTACCGTTCCCTGCTGGGCCTGGAACGGCGCGACGCGCCCGCCCCGCTGACGCCGCGGAACGCGCAGTGGATGTACGATCACGCCGGCCGGGCGATCATCCACATCAATTCGGAAGACTGCCCCCGCACGTTCGACCGCACCGTGCGCCCCGGCGAACTGACCGGCGCGATCCACCACGTCGCGCTCAACTGCACCGGCTATGACGAGATGCTCGGCCGGATCGAGGCGCGCGGCATGGCCTATCAGGTCAATACCGTCGCCGCGATCGGCCTGCGCCAGATCTTCACCGCCGATC